The following nucleotide sequence is from Bos taurus isolate L1 Dominette 01449 registration number 42190680 breed Hereford chromosome 3, ARS-UCD2.0, whole genome shotgun sequence.
gttttaagccaatttttcactctcctttttcatcttcatcaagaggctctttagttcctcttcaccttctgccataagggtggtgtcatctgcatatccgaggttatttacatttctctcagaaatcttgattccaacttgtgcttcatccagcctggcatttaacaggatgtactctgcatataagttaaataaacaaggtgacaatatacagccttgacatacacctttcctaatttggaaccagtctgtttttccatgtctgattcttactgttgcttcttgatctgcacacagatttctcaggaggcaggtaaggtggtctggcattcctatatctttaagaattttccacagattattgtgatctacacagtcaaagtctttagtgtagtcaataaagcagaagtagatgcttttccgaaatcctcttgctttttctgtgatccaacagatactggcaatttgatctctggttcctctgccttttctaaatatagaATGAACAACTaaaagttcttgattcacataatGTAGAAGCCTACccctgggagaattttgagccttactttgctatcctgtgagatgagcgcaattgtgcgatagtttgaacattctttggcattgtgtttctttgggattggaatgaaaactgacctttttccagtccagtggccactgctgaactttccaaatttgctggcatattgagtatagcactttaatgacatcatcttttaggatttgaaatagctcaactggaattccatcacctccattagctttgctcgtagtgatgcttcccaaggcccacttgacttcacactccaggatgtctggctctagatacgtggtcacaccatcatggttatctgggtcattaagaactcttttcatacagttcttcttcatatcttttgcttcttctaggtccatatcatttctgttctttattgtgaccagctttgcatgaaaagttcccttggtatctctaattttctttaaaagatctcTAGTagttcccattctattgtttccctctgtttctttgcactgatcacttaggaaggctttcttatctctccttgctattctttggaactctgcatccagatggatatatttttcctttcctcctttatctttcacttctcttcttttctcagctatttataaggtctcctcaggcaaccattttgtctttttgcatatcttttacttggggatggttttgatcaccacctcctgttcAGTGTTACAAACCTCAGCCCATAGTTCTTGAGGCACTCTGTCAATCaactctaatcctttgaatctacatgtcacttccactgtgtaattgtaaaggatttgatttaggtcatacctgaatggatagtggttttccctattttcttcaatttaagtctgaattttgcaataagaagttcatgatctgagccacattcagcttccagttttgtttttgctgactcatagagcttctccatcttctgctgcaaagaatataatcaatctgatttcagtattgaccatctggtgatgtccatgtgtaaagttgtctcttATGTTGTTGTAAGTGGGTGTTTGCTTCCAGTGTGTTCTATTGGCAAAtctctactagcctttgccctgcttcattttgtactcaaggccaaacttgtctgttactccaggtatcttttgacttcctacttttgcatttcagtaccctatgatgaaaaggcttccctgctagctcagaggttaaagcatctgcctgcaatgcgcaagagctgggttcgatccctgggttgggaatatcccctggagaaggaaatggcaacccactccagtattcttgcctggaaaatcccatggacagaggagcctggtgggctacacttcatggagtagcaaagagttggacacaactgagcgacttcactttcacatgatgaaaaggacatcttttggggaggcattagttctagaaagtcttgtaggtcatcattgaactattcaacttcagcttctttggcattagtggttggggcatatacttggattaccatgatattgaatggtttgccttggaaatgaacagagatcagtcATTtctgagactgcacccaagtactacactTTGGACAGTTTTGTTAACTATggggactactccatttcttctaagggattcttgctcgctggactcttttgttgactatggatTCTTGCTCGCAGTAGTAGATAGagtgatcatctgaattaaattcacctattccagtccattttagttcactgattcctaaaatgtcgatgttcactcttgccatctcctgtttgaccacttccagtttatcttgattcatggacctaacattccaggttcctatgcaatattgttctttacagcatcagaatttacctccatcaccagtctcatccataactgggcattgtttttgctttggctcagcttcttcattctttctggagttcttcctcttctcttctccaggagcatattgggcacctaccaacctggggtattcatctttcagtgtcatatcttttcatACTATTCAACTCAATTCCATAATGTCTAACTCAATTAGCCTTTAGCCTTGTCCCATTGCTCTTGTTTTCTCACTAAAAATTATTAAGATACCCTATCACAGAAGTACCTCTGTTTTCTTATAGCACCCAATCCAAAAGAAAGCTTCATTTCCTTGAacccttggacttcccttgtggctcagcaggtaaagaatccacctgcaatgtgggagacctgggttcaatccctgggttgggaagattccctggagaagggaaaggttactcactccagtattctggcctggagaattccatggactgtacagtccatggggtcgcaaagagtcggacatgactcagcaactttcacttcacttgagcCCTACACCAAAATTACCTAACACGAGCCCAAATTCTTTAGTGAGCACATCTTAATATTTCCCCATCATGTACTATATCATTGCAGCAAGCCAATCAACACAACTTTGTTCTACTGTATGTGTACTCCTGGTGATCTTTGCATGGGGAATATAGATGATGCTCAACAGAAGTTTATTAAGTAAAGGAAATGACTTAAAGGAGAAGGAATTACATAGGAGAGTTGGTGGGACAGTTAGTAAGGGGAAGGGACTCAAGGCAAATATCAACCTGTAAGAAGAAAGACAAAAGGTGGTGTCTCCATCCAAAGTCACAGACCAGGAACCATGATGGACATTTTAGAAGATCTGAGCTCCCTAGGAGCATGCCATCATTAGAATGGCCATTTTCATATCTTGCATTCTGATAGCCTCCATCACCGGCAAAACCAGGAAAGCTGGCTAGGAGGTTTTCGATACTGTATGTCCCACTTCTGTATTATCACTAGTCTCATATGAGAAAGGACAAATATCACCATTCACTAGTAATTCCTTCCAATGCACCATCAATTGGTGGGTCCTCAACAATGTGAGGACCCACACAATGTGAGGACTCCAGCACAGTCCTAGGGCTAAGCCTACTTATCCCCTCAGCAAGAGATGCCTTCTTAAGGCAGGAGAATATCAGCACAGAAGGTCAGTGCCAGCTCTGACCCTTCCCCATTCCCTCATCCCCAAGTTATTATTCCTTATGTACCACTTCAATTCATTCTGCCATACACAACTCAAAATAAAATAGGGAACCCCCAGGCTTTAAAGTAGGTAAGCTGTATAGTGCAAATCTGTATAGGGACTTTTGTACctaaaagcaataaaatacagaaaataatcaCACATATTtaccataaaaatatttcatttaaaaatgtgtttaatttaaatataaataattaaatttctgtTGTACTTCTGACTGTGTTCTTTTGGAAACAAACAGCAAAATGCAGCTATTGTGATAGTAGAGATGAAATCAACGGCAAATTCACCTCtagtacttgaaaaaaaaatccagtgggGGGGcttccgtggtaaagaatcctctgccAATGTGgaaaacatgagtttgatccctgctccaggaagatcccacatgccatggagcaaataAGCTCTTacatgtgtactcagttgctcagtcacgtctgactttttgggacctcatggactatagcctgccaggctcctctctccatggaatgttttaggcaagaatactggagagggttgccattccttcctctacgggatcttcctgacccagggatcgaacccgcatctcctgcatcatctGCATTgacagtggattctttaccactgagccacctggaaagcccaactatgcctgagcaccacaactactgaacctgggctctagagtgcaggggctgcaactgctgaagcccgcgcaccctggagcctgtgctctgcaacaagagaagccactgcaatgagaagtcagcacacagcaactagagagcagcccctgctcgccacaactagagaaaaagctacacaggaacgaagacccagcacagccacaaaaccaaatagataaataaaatcatttttaaaatgcaatggGAAAATGGGATTCAGATTTTTATACAAAATCATCATATAAAAACCTGAGAAACTCTCGGATCTGTTCCACTAAATGTGATGTATATaatatcaccatcatcatcagcCTCATCAACAGCATCATACTGGATAAATCATCTGCATGACTCTCATCAATCACATGAAGCATTTCACACTAGgagatcattttatttcttataatcAATATCATTGTATCTCACAGGAAACTAACTATGGACAAACTGGATTTTTCTCACAAGTATGAGTCTTGTGATCTCAACTATTGTGCGTCCTTTTGATACTTAAACTGCTCATTTATATAATTCTGTCTTAGTTCTCTTAAGGGGTCTCTCTGCACCCCACCCTACATCTGTTGCCCAACACATCTCATCCCCAGGGTCCAGTGGTCTCAGACCACTCAATATCTCCAGATGTCAGGAGCCAATTACATCTGAAAACATCATTACCCTTGGAAATATGCAGAAACAAGACAGTGGCATTTGGAGACAACTGTATCACAGGACAAATCACACGGTATCAGACATATGTTTTGTTTCTGTGAAGTCTGTCCACTTAAACTTGaaatgttcaaggtcaggaaatATGTCACATATATGTCTACATCctcacatttattcattcagcaaagatGCAAGAGGCAGAGCTGAAATTAAAGCATCTGAGCtgcatgaatgaaaggagaaacgGCAGGTCCCCAACACACCTAAGGAGTCGTCATCCACATTTCCTGATTCCCTCTCACCTGACATCTTGGCAAGGATCCAGGAAGAAGCTGGAAAGCCAGGATGGGAGTGTGTGTCACCCTCCCCCTGATTGTGAAAGCAGCAGGATGCTCGGGCGGTGCATCACACACCCAGCGCAGGATAAAAGGGCCCCTGCCTTGGGCTCCACATCCACAGCTTCCTCGGGAGCATCCTTCTGCCTCCACTGCAGCGGTGAGTGACTGGAGGGGACAGAGCCTCAGCAGGGAGTGTGGCGGAGACAAACTCGGGGTTGGTGGGGAAGAGAGAAGCAGAGGTGTCTGTGGAGACAGCAAGAAGGGGACTTTGGAGAGCAgttgggggcagggcaggggacagTGAGCAACAACTTGTGTGGGAGGAGTCAGGGTCTGGGACACACCAGAGCCCTGGCTCTCAGCATCCCCCCACTCATCATTCTGAAACACATACACGCACAGACATCCTCCAGGGGTCACTTCCCAGTGGGGTGTACTTGCCTCCGTGTTTCTATGGGGCCCACTTAGAGGATGACAGCATGGTTCTAGGAAGGAGTAGAGAGTGAGGGAACTGTCTTGCCAGGTCAGTTGAACTTGAGATCCATTTCCGCTTTCCTCCTGAATATCACAGCTCAGGAGGTAACTGGGATTAGAAGCATAGGCCCtagtaagacagctcacaggggAGACACTGGCCTGGAGCTTGTGCACTGATCTTTTCTCCTTGAATGTGTCCAGGCTCACTGACTTCCCGTTGAGATGTCCTGCCAGCAGAACCAGCAGCAGTGCCAGCGCCCTCCCAAGTGCCCTTCCCCCAAGTGCCCCCCAAAGAGCCCAGTACGGTGTCTGCCTCCAGCCTCCTCAGGCTGCACCCCCAGCTCTGAGGGCGGCTGCTGCCTGGGCTCCCACAGGCGCTGCAGGTCCCACCGCTGCCGGCGCCAGAGCTCCGACTcctgtgatggtgatggtggtctGCAGTCCGGGCGCTCTGGCTGTGGCCAGGGATCTGGAGGCTGCTGCTGACCTGGCCTCCTGATGCTGAGACACGTGATTTCAGAGGAAACAAGAATCCAAAGCCATTGTCAGCCTAGTGTTTTCCTTCCCAACACCCCAGTCTCTGAGCCCTTGGCCATTGCTGAGATGCTCCTGGAGAGCGGCTGAGCCCTCCACAGTGGCTCTTGCTATCCACTCTCCAGAAGCCCACTGGATACCCACCTCATCTCTGCTGGAAATTATAGTATCTGCCCCCTTGATTGTCATCACCCCTGTCTGATCCTATGAAAGAATAAAGTTTTTGTTTCCTCTGTATCCTAGACTGTCTGAGACTTTGCTGCAGCGCAGGCTattctgtgggagaagaaaatggcaaaccactccagtattcttgtctaggaaatcccatggccagaggagtctggcaggcaacaatccatgggatcacaaaagatttatttgggcttccctggtggctcaatggtaaagaatccgtctgccaatgcaggagatgccagtttgatccctgggtctgggaagatcccctggagaaggaaatggcaacccgctccagtattctcacctgggaaatcccacagacagaggagcctggtgggctacagtccttggggtcgaaaaagagttggacatgactgagcagctaagcaatGATAGCAGGCTGCTCTGTGAGTCTCTCTCCCCTCTGTTCCTCCAGCCACCACCACTTTGCATAAGGAATAATACACTGATTCTAGACCAGAAAAATTAATAGCTCCAACTCCTCCAAAAGGGCTTGTAGGAAAACTTTATGTTGGTTCATGAGGGGGAGAGGGGTTACTGGTTTTGATCCCACACCAATGAAAGGCCTTACTGCCTACTAAGTAATGGTGTGAAAAGTGCTCTGACTCCGAAGCAGACTTCTCAGGGAGgtgaccaccaccaccagaatGTGAAAGGCAATTCCAGGATCCCCACTGAAGAGACAGGGATTGGGAGCTGAAGAATCCAAAATCAGCAGAAAAGTTGTTGAGAGACCAGGGGAGGAATGGAAGCCCTAACGGGTAACTACTAATTCAATTTCTTCAGTAAAGATCTGGGGGCAATtaaatggtgaaagtgaaaactggAGTGGTTCTAGATGTGGAGAAATAGGATGCGGACTCTGCATGTAAACATCTGACctaagaaaatttggaaaaagagaaaagtgataGTGGGAGATGGCCctggttttgaaaatgaaaataatcataaGATCAAATATTCATTTAGCACCTACTGTGAGCCAAGCATAGTTTTAATTGTTTGGCATACAGATCCTCAAATGCTTCTGACAAGACTTGGATGTCGGTTCTCTCTCAGCTATGGACACAAAACCATTGCATGTTTCCTtaacttgccaaggtcacacaattTGGCAGCAGGGCCATCAGTGCAACCAGCGTATTACCCTGATTTGCTTCAAAGCAAGtaataggggacttccctggtggtctagtgattaagaatcttcctgccaatgcttgGGGCCTGCGTTttatcccacatgccttggcgccacagctactgagctgaTGCCCTGGAGTCCaagctccacaacaggagaagacGCTGCAGTGAGAAGACCATCACTGCTGctggagagtagtccccactatttgcaactagagaaagcctacacgcagcaatgaagactcagtgacACCATGAATAAATAAGCAGCAACTAACAGAATTCTTTCTAAACTACTTTGTTCCAATCCAGCTGTGTTTAATATTGCTTTTTTAACTCTATATCACTAAGATTCCAAACCACATAAGTCATAGCTGCAAGAGCACCCATCTGGGGAAGGAAGGTGCTCTtcccaattttaaaagaaagtccAGCCATTGAACAACTGACCACGTCTCCTTATCGCCTATGGAAATCACCTCTTTACATGAGGATCAAGACTACAGATTGTGAAATAACGGAAAATCAGAAATGATCAGCCAGATTTGAGCCAAgatagttcttaaaaaaaaaaaaaaaaactaaaaaaccaaTAAGACATCATAGAATTCCACtgctaggtatatacccaaagaattgaaaacagggacACAGACACTCATGCAACTTTGTTCATAGCCGCACTTTGCAAGCTAGCAAAATGGTGGAATAAACcccagtgtccatcaacagatgaatggatatacatctaaaaatggttaaaatggtaaaatttatgctatgtgtattttaccacacacacaaaaaataatacaGTGTTTCCTACACACTTATGAATTCCATTCTGAGTACATTCatttaagtccaatttgtttataaGTCCAAGAAAGTTACCCTAACTACCCAACTAACAAAATTGGCTATATAGAGGGGAAGGcaccaagatggcggaggagtaggacggggaaaacactttctcccccacaaattcatcaaaagagcatttaaatgtcgagtaaattccacaaaacaacttctgaatgccggcagaggacatcaggcacccagaaaagcaacccaactcctcgaaaggaggtaggaaaaaatattaaagacaataaaagagacaaaagagggagggacggagttccatcccgggaagggagtcttaaaaagagagaagtttccaaacaccaggaaaccttctcactgccgaatccgtaccgagctttggaagcacagaggacaacataacagggagaaaaaataaataaacaattaaaaatcgcagattgcgagccctacagtaactcctccagcggagaagcagcgcagacgcctgcatccgccattagcaagcgggggctgggcagggaggcgcggcgcgggctgcatcgctgagagtaagaatctggcctgaataccctgagcactatctgagcgaaataatttgggctagcaaaccagactgtgggatatctaccatgcgaaaagccagccctaacctaagacaccgccagcccgcacacggaacaaaggactaaacagaggaagccggctgcaaaccttccccctccggtgataggcagccagagccggaagggggcaatcacagccccagagagacattatctataaaactggcttctttgctaactaaaacttattgggggtctggacggtcaacatctgcctgagaaggtgcgccggttttacacccagataacccaagtggcggggaggcgataagtcgcagcattggcgctcgccaaacacctcatcacctgagctgctcggacctgggaagagcacaaaacgcagccccaactgagtctgcgcctctgaggactacctgagtgcctgaacctgagcggcttggacctgggaggtgcatacaacccagggccagcctcggattgttcccggc
It contains:
- the LOC104971497 gene encoding late cornified envelope protein 3B-like, with translation MSCQQNQQQCQRPPKCPSPKCPPKSPVRCLPPASSGCTPSSEGGCCLGSHRRCRSHRCRRQSSDSCDGDGGLQSGRSGCGQGSGGCC